ATTATCGACCGAAATTGCGCGTCATCCAGGTGAAGCGGTGAACTTCCAGGTTGAACGTGATGGCCAAGCCTTTGACCAAAGCGTTCAAGTAGATTCTGTAAGTCATGAGCAAACCGGTGAAGTCAGTGGTGCGATTGGCATCGTGCGCCCTCAAAGAACCGGTTTCTTTGACCGGGTGAAATACGGCTTTACTGAAACCTGGGCGATTATGACTGGTGTCGTGAGCGCCTTATATCATTTAATCTTCCGTGACTTTAATCTCAATATGCTTGGGGGTCCAGTTGCTATGGCCCAAATGACCGGTGAAGTTGTTGACTATGGCTTCATTGCGATTCTACAACTAATGGCCTACTTAAGTGCGAATTTAGGTATTGTCAACTTATTCCCTCTCCCTGCCTTAGATGGCGGTAAGCTTGTGTCGAATGTGATTGAAGGCATTCGCGGTAAGCCAGTGAGTCAGGAAGTGGAAGGAATCATCACCATTGTAGGGGTGGCGATTCTCGTATTGCTAATGCTAGCTGTTACGTGGAATGATATTACCCGTTTATTCTAGTTAGCCCATTTTTAGTTAAATGGGCTTGGGGCAAATAACTTGAATTCTTGCAGGACAGACTGATCATTAGAGGATGTTTCATCAATTCGTTGGTGGACATCCTTTCTGTTTTCTTTTAGACTAGGATGGATGAAGAAATATTTAAAGTTCTGTAGGAATGCTGTTCTTTAAAAGGAGTAGCTCCTGCGCGCTAAGACACAGGGATACATATAAGTTTATCCATAACATTCATTAGAAATTATCTAGAAAGGAGTCTGTATATGGCAGATCAGCGGGATTTGTTCGTTTATTTACTTGACCAGATTCAATTACATAATGAAGATATTCGCGCACATTTAAGTGATGTGGAGGTTGACCATGTGGATATTCTTGTCAATTCCAAGCGATGGGTCTTCTATTTCAATCGGCCTGAACGCATTTATCCGGATGCTTACGAAATCTTCCAAAAGCAAATCGTTAATGCTTTTAAAGACATTGCAGAGATAGAAGTTTGGTGGCAATTTGACCAATTAGAGCTGGATGAAGCAGATATCGAAAATTACTTTGCTGCGGTGGTGCGTCGCCTATCAGATGAGAAGCCTTTTGTTAAGGCATGTATGGAGAATGCACAATTTCATTATGAGGTAGGTAAGGTAAGTATTGGCTTGTCTAGTCCCCAATCCGTCGAGATGGTCCAAGGTAAATACCATGAAATACTCCAAATGCGCTTGAAGCAAATGGGTATCGAGAATTTAAGCTTGGAATATTATGTCGATGAAGCATTGCGGTCGCTTGAAGAAAGTACGATTAATGAGCGCAAAAGTCAGGAAGATGAGGCGAGCCTTTTAGAAGCCTTGCGCCAGCAAGAAGAGCGCCAGGAACAACAAGCTCGAGCCGAAATGGAACAGGCTTCAGATGTGGAGCCCATCGGCAAGGATATACCACCGACAAGTCCAACTCCTATGAAGGAATTGGAAGATAATCAATTCAAGCAAGTAATCGAAGGTTATGTCTTCTCTAAAGAAGTCAAGGAATTACGGGGCGGCAACCTACTCATGATCCTAGGGGTGACCGATTACACGAGTTCCGTAACAGTTAAACTTATTTCAGGACGCAGAATTAAGGCGACTTCCTTCGATTTATACAACAAGGGCGACTGGGTACGTATGGAAGGCGATATGGTGCCGGATAATTATACGTCGGAATTATATTTCCGGCCAAGAAGTATGCGCAATATCGCTCCCAAATACGTCCGCTATGATAAGGCACCAGAAGGCGAACGCCGAGTTGAATTGCATGCCCATACGCAAATGAGCCAATTAGATGCGACCAATTCTGCAGCGGATATTATTAAACAAGCGGCTGCTTGGGGCCATCCGGCTGTAGCGATTACCGATCATGCTGGCGTGCAAGCCTTTCCGGAAGCTTTTAACATGAGTAAGCAGTTGGGGATTAAAGTCATTTATGGCTGTGAAATTTACTTGGTGAATGATGGCGAGCCGGTGGCATATAACGAAGCGGCCATCCCCTTGAAAGATGCTACTTACGTTGTATTTGATGTGGAGACGACAGGTTTATCCAATGTATATGATGATATTATAGAACTTGCCGGGGTGAAGATGAAGGAAGGGGAGGTCATCGATCGCTTCGAGCGTTTCGTTCATATCGATCGCCCACTCTCTTCCTTTATTACCGAGCTAACGAGTATTACAGATGACATGCTCAAAGATGCTCCAGACTTAAAGTCGGTGATGACAGATTTTAAGGCCTTTTGTGAGGGATGTATTCTTGTAGCGCATAATGCTAGCTTTGACATGGGCTTTATTAATAAGGGCTATCAGAAAGTGGGCCTAGAGCCAACTGATGCGCCGGTGATTGATACCTTGGAACTATCACGAACGGTTAATCCAGAGTTCAAAACGCATGGTTTAGGCGTATTAGCTAAGCGTTATAATATTACGCTTGAACAACACCACCGGGCCATCTATGACTCAGAAACGACCGGTTATATTCTCTTTAAGATGCTTGCCCAAGCTAAGGAAATGTATGGGATGGTCGAACATCAGGATTTAAACCAACAAATGGGCCAGAACGATAGCTACCAGCAAGGCCGGCCTATGCATGCGACCTTATTAGTTCAAACCCAAATCGGCTTAAAGAATCTCTTTAAGATTGTCTCCGAAGCGAATGTAAATTACTTTTACCGCACGCCTCGGGTGCCACGCAGTCTCCTGAAGAAATACCGGGAGGGCTTGCTCGTTGGGACTGCCTGTGCTGAGGGTGAAGTGTTTACCGCGATGATGCAGAAAGGTTACGATGAAGCACGCGATCTAGTTGATTTCTATGATTATATTGAATTGCAACCCAAAGCAATATACCAAACGTTAATTGCTGATGAAGTGATTCGTGATGAGGCCACTTTGGAAGAGATTATGCGTGATATGGTGCGCCTCGGTGAAGAAACTGGCAAGACAGTGGTCGCAACGGGTGATGTGCACTACATTGATCCGAAGGACCAAATTTACCGGGAAGTACTTTTACGCTCTATGAAAGCCAATGCTAACCGTAAGCTCAATCTTGCGCCAGCTCATTTCCGTACAACGGATGAGATGTTGGCAGAATTTGCCTTTTTAGGTGAGCAAGAAGCCTATACCTTAGTTGTGGAGAATTCTTTGAAAATCGCTGACAGCATCGAAGAGATCGAAGTAATTAAGAAAGACTTATATACCCCGATTATTGAAGGGGCTGAAGAGGAAATTAAAGCGATGACTTATGGCAAGGCCCATGAAATGTACGGCAATCCGCTGCCGACCTTGATTGAAGAACGCTTGGAAAAGGAATTGACCAGTATTATCTCGAATGGATTTGCTGTAATCTATTTAATTTCACAGAAGCTGGTCTTAAAAAGTAATGAAGATGGCTACTTAGTTGGTTCGCGGGGCTCAGTAGGTTCAAGCTTGGTCGCGACCTTAACCGGGATTACAGAAGTTAACCCGCTAGCCCCTCATTATTATTGCCAAAAGTGCCACCATAATGAATTCTTTACGGAAGGTGAGTATGGTTCAGGTTATGATTTGCCAGATAAGGCGTGTCCAGAATGCGGTGAGCTGATGCAGAAGGACGGGCAAGATATTCCTTTCGAAACCTTCCTAGGCTTCTATGGGGATAAAGTTCCTGATATCGATTTAAACTTCTCTGGGGACTATCAAGCGCGGGCTCATGCTTATACAAAAGAGCTTTTCGGTGAGGATTATGTATATCGAGCTGGGACTATCGGTACGGTCGCTCAAAAGACGGCCCTAGGCTATGTGCGGGGCTATGAAGAGCATACCGGTGAGATGTTGCCACAAGCTGAACGCGAGCGTCTAGCCTATGGCATTGAAGGGGCGAAGCGGACGACCGGGCAGCATCCAGGCGGTATTATTGTTATTCCGGATAATATGGAAGTGTATGACTTTACGCCGATTCAATATCCAGCGGACGATAATA
This region of Suicoccus acidiformans genomic DNA includes:
- a CDS encoding PolC-type DNA polymerase III, with product MADQRDLFVYLLDQIQLHNEDIRAHLSDVEVDHVDILVNSKRWVFYFNRPERIYPDAYEIFQKQIVNAFKDIAEIEVWWQFDQLELDEADIENYFAAVVRRLSDEKPFVKACMENAQFHYEVGKVSIGLSSPQSVEMVQGKYHEILQMRLKQMGIENLSLEYYVDEALRSLEESTINERKSQEDEASLLEALRQQEERQEQQARAEMEQASDVEPIGKDIPPTSPTPMKELEDNQFKQVIEGYVFSKEVKELRGGNLLMILGVTDYTSSVTVKLISGRRIKATSFDLYNKGDWVRMEGDMVPDNYTSELYFRPRSMRNIAPKYVRYDKAPEGERRVELHAHTQMSQLDATNSAADIIKQAAAWGHPAVAITDHAGVQAFPEAFNMSKQLGIKVIYGCEIYLVNDGEPVAYNEAAIPLKDATYVVFDVETTGLSNVYDDIIELAGVKMKEGEVIDRFERFVHIDRPLSSFITELTSITDDMLKDAPDLKSVMTDFKAFCEGCILVAHNASFDMGFINKGYQKVGLEPTDAPVIDTLELSRTVNPEFKTHGLGVLAKRYNITLEQHHRAIYDSETTGYILFKMLAQAKEMYGMVEHQDLNQQMGQNDSYQQGRPMHATLLVQTQIGLKNLFKIVSEANVNYFYRTPRVPRSLLKKYREGLLVGTACAEGEVFTAMMQKGYDEARDLVDFYDYIELQPKAIYQTLIADEVIRDEATLEEIMRDMVRLGEETGKTVVATGDVHYIDPKDQIYREVLLRSMKANANRKLNLAPAHFRTTDEMLAEFAFLGEQEAYTLVVENSLKIADSIEEIEVIKKDLYTPIIEGAEEEIKAMTYGKAHEMYGNPLPTLIEERLEKELTSIISNGFAVIYLISQKLVLKSNEDGYLVGSRGSVGSSLVATLTGITEVNPLAPHYYCQKCHHNEFFTEGEYGSGYDLPDKACPECGELMQKDGQDIPFETFLGFYGDKVPDIDLNFSGDYQARAHAYTKELFGEDYVYRAGTIGTVAQKTALGYVRGYEEHTGEMLPQAERERLAYGIEGAKRTTGQHPGGIIVIPDNMEVYDFTPIQYPADDNNAEWKTTHFDFHSIDNNVLKLDILGHDDPTMIRMLFDLTGVDPQKIPAVEEKVMQIFQGTEVLGVTPEQIYSETGTLGVPEFGTNFVRGMVAETKPSNFAELLKISGLSHGTDVWLGNAQDLIRNNVIEFSEVIGCRDDIMVNLIHYGLEDGLAFKIMESVRKGKGIPDDWQAEMRAHNVPEWYIESCLKIKYMFPKAHAAAYVLNALRIAYFKVYYPIQYYAAYFSIRAKDFDLTAFYQGKEMVKRRIREINDKGFTATNKETTLLTELEIANEMLERGYRFQMVNLEKSDARNFVIDGDSLIPPFRAIPGLGANVADQIVKAREEASFLSKEDLQKRGKVSKTIMEYMDLNGVLEGLPEEDQLSLF